The proteins below come from a single bacterium genomic window:
- the pruA gene encoding L-glutamate gamma-semialdehyde dehydrogenase, translating to MLPKFSNEPYLDFSRPENQEPMKKALADLKAKSSTVYDLVIGGKHIKAKEEFVSYNPSDKSPVGTFQKATVKEAEQAMKAALKAFETWRYMPAIERAGIVLRASRMMKQRRFEFDAAMILEEGKNWLEADADFAEAVDFLEFYAREAIRYDQPGGVTTYPGESNEVRYIPLGVGIVIPPWNFPCAIMAGMTTAAAVTGNTVVLKPSSDAPLLAALFMDVLEKAGMPAGVVNLLTGPGGSVGDYLVEHPKTRFISFTGSKSVGLGIIEKAAKTQKGQIWVKRVVAEMGGKDCIIVDSEADVADAVEGVAIAAFGFQGQKCSACSRAIVDAKVYYEFVRLLVERVKKITVGPTADRANWMGPVINERAYNSHLEYIKVGKEEGKLAIGGKPGPEGGWFIQPTVFVDIPRNARLAQEEIFGPVLAVIKADNYSDALAIANGTEYGLTGAVYSRNREKIYRAKREFMVGNMYINRKCTGALVDVQPFGGFNMSGTDSKAGGRDYLLLFLQAKSMTERF from the coding sequence GGTCTATGACCTTGTCATCGGCGGCAAGCACATCAAGGCCAAAGAGGAGTTCGTTTCTTACAACCCCTCGGACAAGAGCCCGGTCGGCACGTTCCAGAAGGCGACCGTGAAGGAAGCCGAGCAGGCGATGAAGGCCGCGCTCAAGGCGTTCGAGACATGGCGCTACATGCCTGCCATCGAGCGGGCCGGCATCGTCCTGCGCGCATCGCGGATGATGAAGCAGCGTCGGTTCGAGTTCGACGCCGCGATGATTCTCGAAGAGGGGAAGAACTGGCTCGAGGCGGACGCGGACTTCGCCGAGGCGGTGGACTTCCTCGAGTTCTATGCGAGAGAGGCGATTCGGTACGACCAGCCTGGCGGCGTGACGACGTATCCAGGCGAGAGTAACGAGGTACGCTACATCCCGCTGGGCGTAGGCATCGTGATTCCGCCTTGGAACTTCCCGTGCGCCATCATGGCCGGGATGACGACTGCGGCTGCGGTCACGGGCAACACCGTGGTGCTGAAGCCTTCGTCGGACGCGCCGCTGCTCGCGGCCTTGTTCATGGACGTGCTGGAGAAGGCCGGTATGCCGGCCGGAGTCGTGAATCTCCTCACCGGGCCCGGTGGCTCGGTCGGTGACTATCTCGTTGAACACCCGAAGACGCGGTTCATTTCGTTCACCGGGTCCAAGTCCGTGGGCTTGGGTATTATCGAGAAAGCGGCGAAGACCCAGAAGGGCCAAATCTGGGTCAAGCGGGTCGTGGCCGAGATGGGCGGCAAGGACTGCATCATCGTTGATTCCGAGGCCGACGTGGCCGACGCGGTGGAGGGCGTGGCCATCGCCGCGTTCGGGTTCCAGGGGCAGAAGTGCTCGGCCTGCTCACGGGCCATCGTGGACGCGAAGGTGTACTATGAGTTCGTGCGACTGCTGGTCGAGCGGGTGAAGAAGATCACCGTTGGCCCGACCGCGGACCGCGCGAACTGGATGGGACCGGTCATCAACGAGCGGGCGTACAATTCGCACCTTGAGTACATCAAGGTCGGGAAGGAAGAGGGCAAGCTCGCCATCGGTGGCAAGCCGGGACCCGAGGGCGGCTGGTTCATCCAGCCCACCGTGTTCGTCGACATACCGAGGAACGCGCGGCTCGCCCAGGAGGAGATCTTCGGGCCGGTGCTCGCCGTCATCAAGGCGGACAACTACTCCGATGCCCTGGCGATAGCTAACGGCACCGAGTATGGTCTGACCGGTGCGGTCTATTCCCGCAACCGGGAGAAGATCTACCGGGCCAAGCGCGAGTTCATGGTCGGCAACATGTACATCAACCGAAAGTGCACGGGCGCGCTGGTCGACGTGCAGCCGTTTGGCGGATTCAACATGTCCGGTACCGACTCCAAGGCCGGCGGCCGCGACTATCTGCTGCTCTTCCTGCAGGCGAAGTCGATGACGGAGCGGTTCTGA